The Caldicellulosiruptor changbaiensis genome has a segment encoding these proteins:
- a CDS encoding ribosome maturation factor RimP, which translates to MSKVTKRVEELVKPILEKYGFDLVAIEFKKEGKNHFLRVYIDKPGGITIDDCQLVSEELSNKLDIVDPIPFSYYLEVSSPGVDRPLVNDRDFIRNRGRVVDVFLKQPIMNTTKLTGELVEKKEDVLIIMVDGENISIPFENIKKVKVAIRF; encoded by the coding sequence GTGTCAAAGGTGACCAAAAGGGTAGAGGAGCTTGTGAAACCTATTTTAGAAAAATATGGTTTTGACTTAGTTGCTATTGAATTCAAAAAAGAAGGGAAGAACCATTTTCTAAGAGTGTATATAGACAAGCCTGGTGGAATTACAATAGACGACTGTCAACTTGTGAGCGAAGAATTATCTAATAAGCTGGATATTGTTGATCCTATACCTTTTAGCTATTATCTGGAGGTTTCATCACCGGGAGTTGACAGACCGCTTGTGAATGACAGAGATTTTATAAGAAATAGGGGAAGGGTGGTTGACGTTTTCTTGAAACAGCCTATTATGAATACTACCAAGCTAACAGGTGAGCTTGTCGAGAAGAAAGAAGATGTGCTGATTATAATGGTAGATGGAGAAAATATTTCTATCCCATTTGAGAATATAAAGAAGGTAAAGGTTGCGATAAGATTCTAA
- the rnpM gene encoding RNase P modulator RnpM, giving the protein MQEYVPHRKCVGCQKIRPKYQLLRIAKNNEGIFIDEKQRLPGRGAYLCKNEECLHLAMKKKGLERSLKVAIPKEFYDVVERFFAENFKKSAEVSE; this is encoded by the coding sequence GTGCAAGAATATGTCCCACACAGAAAATGTGTTGGTTGTCAAAAGATAAGACCAAAATACCAGCTTTTGAGGATTGCTAAAAATAATGAAGGTATTTTCATAGATGAAAAACAAAGGCTACCCGGAAGAGGAGCATATCTATGCAAAAATGAGGAGTGCTTGCATCTTGCGATGAAGAAAAAGGGGCTTGAGAGATCTTTGAAGGTAGCTATTCCGAAGGAGTTTTATGACGTGGTTGAGAGGTTTTTTGCTGAGAATTTTAAAAAATCGGCGGAGGTGTCAGAATGA
- the nusA gene encoding transcription termination factor NusA produces MPKKELTTDFQELFSAIDELEREYKIEREYIYSVLESALLTAYKQVRGIRDKNLSNVKVSIDPEKGDVKIFEYKKVVENVKDKRNEISVEDARKIDKRYQIGDIVAIEVPISDFSRKAAMTVRQTVIGKIREKKRNIIFEDYSAKIDNIVTGVIQRIDKKNVIVEIEGGKVEAILPMEEQIPGEEYKPGTMMKFYLVDVRIPPKEKEPIVYLSRTHPNLIKRLMENEVPEIQEGIIEIKGIAREAGSRSKVAVYSNSLKVDPVGACIGEKGIRIQNVLRHLGSEKIDIVKWSNDIGEFIKNALSPAEVVHIDLNLVEKKAFVLVPNDQLSLAIGKGGQNARLAAKLTGWKIDIKGK; encoded by the coding sequence ATGCCAAAGAAAGAACTAACTACAGATTTTCAGGAATTATTTTCTGCAATTGATGAACTTGAGAGGGAATATAAGATTGAAAGAGAGTATATCTATTCTGTTTTAGAATCTGCACTTTTAACTGCTTATAAGCAGGTAAGAGGGATAAGGGACAAGAACCTTTCAAATGTAAAGGTTTCAATTGACCCTGAAAAAGGCGATGTGAAAATTTTTGAATACAAAAAAGTAGTAGAAAATGTAAAGGACAAAAGAAACGAAATCTCGGTGGAAGATGCACGGAAGATTGACAAACGCTATCAGATTGGTGACATTGTTGCAATAGAGGTTCCAATCTCAGACTTTAGCCGAAAAGCTGCAATGACGGTAAGACAAACAGTTATAGGAAAGATAAGAGAGAAGAAAAGAAATATCATATTTGAAGATTATTCAGCCAAGATTGACAATATTGTAACAGGGGTTATTCAGAGAATAGACAAGAAAAATGTCATTGTTGAGATAGAAGGTGGGAAGGTAGAAGCAATACTTCCAATGGAAGAGCAGATACCAGGTGAGGAGTATAAGCCGGGGACAATGATGAAGTTTTACCTTGTGGATGTCAGGATTCCCCCAAAAGAGAAAGAACCAATTGTTTATCTTTCAAGAACACATCCAAATTTGATTAAAAGACTTATGGAAAATGAAGTACCAGAGATTCAAGAAGGGATAATCGAGATAAAAGGGATTGCAAGAGAGGCTGGGTCAAGGTCAAAGGTTGCAGTTTATTCTAACAGTTTAAAGGTTGACCCTGTGGGTGCTTGTATTGGCGAAAAGGGAATAAGAATTCAGAATGTGCTAAGGCATCTTGGAAGTGAAAAGATTGATATAGTGAAGTGGAGCAATGACATAGGTGAGTTTATCAAAAATGCGCTCAGTCCTGCGGAGGTTGTTCATATTGATTTGAATTTGGTTGAAAAAAAGGCATTTGTACTTGTTCCAAATGACCAGTTATCGCTTGCTATTGGGAAAGGTGGACAAAACGCACGGCTTGCGGCAAAGCTCACTGGTTGGAAGATAGATATAAAGGGTAAATAA